DNA sequence from the Marinilongibacter aquaticus genome:
AAAGCCACCACGGGAGGTTTGGATAATGCGAAAGCCAGCGGAAGCTACAATCCGGAAATTTATGATTTTCCCGGTGTAGACGATGGTGTGAGAGGAATGGCCTTTATCAGAACCGTGGTGAAGTCGGCAAATGATGACCAAACCAAATGGACCAAATTTGAAATCTAACAAAGCATAAAGTAAAAACGTTAAATATGTCAAAAATTAAAGTAGGTGTGGTGGGTACTGGCTTTATCGGGCCAGCCCATATTGAAGCACTCAGAAGGCTGCCCAATGTAGAGGTAGTGGCATTGTGTGAAGTGACTGAGGAGTTGGCCAAAGAAAAAGCTGCTCAATTGGGTATTCCGGTGGGCTGTACTTTCGATGACCTATTGAAAATGGAAGAAGTGCAGTGTGTGCACATTTGCACGCCAAACTTTCTGCACTATTCGCAGTCCAAAGCCGCTTTGGAAGCTGGAAAACACGTTGTGTGCGAAAAGCCCCTTGCGAAAGATTTGGACGAGGCCGAAGATTTGGTGAAAATCGCCAAAGAAAAGGGCTTGGTAAATGCCGTGCATTTCAACCTTAGATATTACCCAATGGTACGCCAAATGAAAGTGATGCGTGAAAAGGGTGAACTTGGTGATGTGTTTTCCATTATCGGCTCTTATTTGCAAGATTGGTTGTTTTTCGATACCGATTACAACTGGAGATTGGAGCCCGACAAATCGGGTGATTCGAGAGCCATTGCCGACATCGGTTCGCATTTGATGGATATCATTGAATATGTTACTGGCCTAAAAACGGTAGAGCTTTTGGCCGATTTTAATACGGTACACCCTATACGCAAAAAGCCTAAGAAGAGAATCGAAACATATTCTGAAACGGTATTGGGGCCAGATGATTACGAAGATGTGCCAATCAATACCGAAGATCATGCCAATGTATTGTTGCGTTTCGACAATGGAAACAAAGGCTCTATCACCGTTTCACAAGTGTCTGCTGGACGTAAAAACCAGTTGAAAGTAGAAATTTCTGGTTCGAAGAAAACATTTGCATTCAATTCTGAAAGTCCAAATGAAATGTGGATTGGTTATCGAGAACAGCCGAATCAGGTGTTGATGAAAGATCCTTCGCTTGTGGACAAAGACGTGCAAAGTGTGGTTTCGTTCCCTGGCGGGCACAATGAAGGTTTTCCAGACACGTCGAAGCAGTTGTTCAAAGAAGTGTATGCTGCTGTGGCAGAAGGGAAGCAGCCTGAAAATCCGACGTTCCCCACTTTTGCAGACGGCTACCGCGAATTGATCGTGGCCGAGCGGATATTGGAAAGTAACCGCGAGCAGAAATGGATTAAAGTGTAAAACCTATTCTGTGAAGGCCGAAAATCAGTGGTTAGCCCGAAGCTTGTTTCGTACGGCACGGTACATCTGCACTGCTTTTTGGCCTTCAATATTTTAAAACCTATTGTTCAACTAAAAGAGAATATTTGATATGAAAACGATAAAAGGGCCAGCGGTATTCCTTGCTCAATTTTTGGGCGATGAAGCTCCTTTCAATTCTTTGGATGGGCTAGCCGATTACATGGCCGGAAAAGGTTACAAAGGTGTGCAGTTGCCTACCTGGGACCCACGGGTGATTGATTTGAAAAAGGCTGCGGAGTCAAAAACATATTGTGATGAACTGGCGGGCAGTCTAAAAGAAAAAGGTTTAGAAATAACCGAATTGAGCACCCACCTGCAAGGTCAGTTGGTTGCTTCGCATCCGGCCTACAATACCATGTACGATGCGTTTGCTCCGGCAGAGGTGCACAATGACGAGCCCGCCCGAAGAGCTTGGGCTATCGAGCAATGTAAACTTGCGGCGAAAGCTTCTCGGAATTTGGGGTTGAACTCGCATGTGGGCTTTTCTGGAGCTTTGGCTTGGCCATTTTTGTATCCGTGGCCGCAGCGTCCCGCAGGTTTGATCGATACGGCCTTTACCGAGTTGGCCAATCGCTGGAAGCCTATTTTGGATGTGTACGACGAGAATGGAGTAGACTATTGCTACGAATTGCATCCGGGCGAAGATTTGTATGACGGTACAACCTTCGAATTGTTCTTGGAAAAATTGAATGGCCATTCCCGTGCCAATATCAATTACGATCCTTCTCATTTCGTTTTACAGGCTTTGGATTATGTGCAGTTCATCGATTTTTATCATGAGCGTATTCGTGCTTTCCATGTGAAAGATGCGGAGTTCAATCCTACTGGAAAACAAGGCGTGTATTCGGGCTATGCCAATTGGGCAGACCGTGCAGGTCGTTTCCGTTCACTGGGTGATGGCCAAGTTGATTTTTCCACAATTTTCAGTAAGCTTTCGCAATACGATTACGACGGTTGGGCCGTATTGGAATGGGAGTGCTGCATCAAAGATTCTGACCAAGGGGCGTCTGAAGGGGCTCCATTCATCGAAGGGCACATCATTGAAGTGGTGAAAAGGGCATTCGACGATTTTGCAGCTACAGGAGCCGACGAGAGTGTAAATAGAAAAGTATTGGGTTTGTAAAAAAAAATTTTCTTTCAGAATTTAATTTGGTAGAGAAAGAATAATTTGTTACGCGAAAAAGCATCTGCATGAACAGATGCTTTTTTGTTTTTTTTCAATGAAAAGTTTGAATTTTAGTATAATTCGACGGGACTTCGAATTTTGGAGATCACAAAATAAAAGGTGATATTTGTATTGTAATATTAAAGAAAATTCTGCGACAGGCTAAAATTTATAATCGAATCAGAATTATATTTTGATTCGTAAATAAAAAAGGCACGCTCATTTGGGCGAAAAGCCAAAAGCCTTCAAAGATAAATTGAGATTTGGCGAGAATAGGATTGTTTGTGATATTTTATGTTTTTATTGCATTATATCCTATATAAAGAAAACAAGATAAAAATTGGATATTTCTATTTAGCTGAATTGAAAATATTTTCTTTAGTTTTAAATGCAGTATAAAATTCTTAAAAAATTAAATTTTTAAAGCGATGAAAAAAATTGAAGCCATTATTCGTAAGTCTAAGTTTTCAGAAGTGCGTGATGCTTTGCATGCGGTAGAGGTGAATTTCTTTAGTTACTGGGATGTAACCGGTGTAGGTAACGAAAAAGAAGGACATGTGTACCGTACGATCAGTTATAGCACAACCGATATCCAAAGACGTTGCGTGTCGATTGTGGTTTCTGATCCCTTTCTGGAAAGAACCGTTGAAGCCATTTTGAAGGCGGCCTATACTGGAAATGTTGGAGATGGAAAAATTTTCGTTTCTGATGTGATTGAAACTTATCGAATTAGAACAAAAGAACAAGGAAGTCCTGCTTTGAACTAAGCAGAAATTTTGCGGGAGAGGCCGGATGCGAGAGCATCCGGCCTTTTTGTTTTTAGGGCCTTTTGCTTGGTTTCAGAATAATATATGGAAAAGCGAGCTTTGGTTAGAATGATTATGTTTAATCGTGGCAGAATATTTTAATAGAAAAGAAGTATAAAATAAAATATTATACCGTTTGTGGTATTTATATACTCCAAACTGGAGGGGTGAGGGCTATATTTTGATTGATTATTTGAATAGTGCAAAAAAATATATAAGAAATAATATTCTAATATTTAACAAAAAATTAAAAGAAAATTTTGTTGTCTATTTTTATTGCCATATAATTGCACAATGATCTTTGAAGGTCGGAAGCTTTGATGAAGGTATTCAGTGCTTGATCCAAACTTCTGATAAGCAAAGCCCGCACCGAAGAGATCGAATTGGTATTAAAAGGAAGTGTATCTAAAAAAATTAAACTTATCTAACAGTTATGGATGGATTATTTACCGCAAACAATGTATGGATGATGATCTGTACGGGTTTGGTCTTCTTTATGCACCTGGGTTTCTCTTTCTTGGAAATTGGATTGACCCGTCAGAAGAACACTGTAAATATTTTATTTAAGAATGTATTTATCGTGTGTATAGGCCTACTCTTATATGCTCTATGTGGCTTCAACCTCATGTATCCTGGCTTTGAAGAAGGTTCTTCTGGCTTCTTTGGTTTCGCAGGCTTTGGCTTGTCGTCGCCTGAAAACGGAATGACACCTGAGTATGCGGATGGTGGCTATACGTATTGGACCGATTTCTTGTTCCAGGGCATGTTTGCTGCCACAGCGGCTACAATCGTTTCTGGAGCGGTGGCCGAACGTGTGAAGCTGAGCAGTTTCATGGTTTTCAGTATTTTTTATGTAGGTCTTGTTTACCCAATCGCCGGTTCGTGGAAATGGGGCGGTGGTTTCTTGGATATGATGGACACCCCGTTTTACGATTTCGCAGGATCTACTTTGGTGCACTCAGTAGGTGGATGGGCTGCTTTGGTGGCTGTGTACATGCTCGGGCCACGTATTGGCAAATACAAAGAGGACGGCTCTGTATCGCCAATTCCAGGTCACAGTTTGCCTTTCGCTACTGCGGGTGTTTTGATCTTGTGGTTGGGTTGGTTCGGATTTAACGGCGGTTCAGTATTGTCTGCCGATCCTGAATTGACATCATTGACTTTGGTGACTACATGTTTGGCCGCAGCTGCGGGTGGAGTAGGTGCTTTTGTTTTCGACTTGCTTCTGTACAAAAAATACGATTTGACGATGTTCTTGAACGGAATCTTGGCCGGTCTAGTGGGCATCACAGCGGGGGCGGATCAAATGGCTCCTTTGGATTCTATCTTGATTGGTATCATTGCCGGTGTATTGGTAGTGTTGGCCGTTGGGTTTGTTGACAAACTTAAGTTGGACGATCCTGTTGGTGCGATTGCAGTACACTTGATCTGCGGAATTTGGGGTACTTTGGCTGTAGGTATTTTCGGAGCCTTGGCTGGTGTAGATCAGTTCATTTCTCAGTTGATCGGTGTAGGTGCATATGCAGTTTTCTGCCTGGTTACTGCCACGATTATCCTCTTCGCTGTGAAAGCGACTATGGGTCTGCGTGTAACGAAAGAAGAAGAGATCGAAGGTCTTGATGATCACGAGCACGGCATGAATGCTTACGGTGATTTCGCAATGAAATAATAAGGAGTATACTTAAAGTTGTAAACGGAAGGGCGGCCCATTTTGGGTCGCCTTTTTTGCGTTTAGATAAATAAATTATTTTAATATAATATTTTGAAAATATTTTAAAAACTAGAATAAAATATTGATACACTTGAAAGTTGTACTATTTTTATGATTATTTTAAAATAAGAAAGAAATAGCTAAAATTGTACAAAATAAAAATAGAATATTTTGTGAAAAGGAAATTATGGCGAATATTTGTATCGGATCAAGCACGGAAATCAGTATTAAATAAACGAATTAACTAATGAAAAAAATTTATTTGGCAATATTATCTGTGGTTGCTTTTTTCTCTGCCGAAGCTCAAGAATCATCTTCACCACTAAGTCTATCTGGATATGTAGACACGTATTATTTCGCAAATACAAATGGAGTAACCTCAAACTTGGGTGCCTCTGGTTTCGAAAGGATTTTCGATCAAAAAGCGAACAATTTCCAAGTGGGTTTGGCCCAGTTGAAAACCACTTATGAAGCAGGTTCTGTAACCGGTGTGATCGACCTGACTTTCGGTAACCACGGTGACTTGGGTAACTACGGAAACACGCAAAGCCCATTGGGTGCGGGTATCGGAACTACAGGTTTGGCCATCAAGCAAGCGTATATGGCTTGGGCGATGAACGACAAAGTGACTTTCACTGCGGGCCAGTACGGTACACACGTAGGTTACGAAGTGATCGACGCTCCTGTGAACTTTAACTATTCGCTTTCAAACCTTTTCGGAAACGGACCTTTCTATCACACAGGGATCAAAATGGATGTGGCTGTATCGGATGGCTTCGCTTTCATGGTGGGCGTGAACAACGGTTTGGATAGCAAGGACGACAACAACAAGCCGAAAGGTTTGGCTGCTCAGGTATACTTGGCACCAGTTGACGGTTGGGATCTTTACTTGAACTACTACGGTACAAACGAAGGAACAAAAGACGATCCTTTCACGTACACTTGGTTTGATATTACCACTACTTACCAAGCGACAGACAATTTCTTGATCGGATTGAACGCCGTACCTTATGGTGGATTGAAAACTGGTGGCGACACTAAATCTTGGTGGGGTGCCGCTTTGTACTTGGATGCGTCTTTGA
Encoded proteins:
- a CDS encoding Gfo/Idh/MocA family protein, with translation MSKIKVGVVGTGFIGPAHIEALRRLPNVEVVALCEVTEELAKEKAAQLGIPVGCTFDDLLKMEEVQCVHICTPNFLHYSQSKAALEAGKHVVCEKPLAKDLDEAEDLVKIAKEKGLVNAVHFNLRYYPMVRQMKVMREKGELGDVFSIIGSYLQDWLFFDTDYNWRLEPDKSGDSRAIADIGSHLMDIIEYVTGLKTVELLADFNTVHPIRKKPKKRIETYSETVLGPDDYEDVPINTEDHANVLLRFDNGNKGSITVSQVSAGRKNQLKVEISGSKKTFAFNSESPNEMWIGYREQPNQVLMKDPSLVDKDVQSVVSFPGGHNEGFPDTSKQLFKEVYAAVAEGKQPENPTFPTFADGYRELIVAERILESNREQKWIKV
- a CDS encoding sugar phosphate isomerase/epimerase family protein, whose amino-acid sequence is MKTIKGPAVFLAQFLGDEAPFNSLDGLADYMAGKGYKGVQLPTWDPRVIDLKKAAESKTYCDELAGSLKEKGLEITELSTHLQGQLVASHPAYNTMYDAFAPAEVHNDEPARRAWAIEQCKLAAKASRNLGLNSHVGFSGALAWPFLYPWPQRPAGLIDTAFTELANRWKPILDVYDENGVDYCYELHPGEDLYDGTTFELFLEKLNGHSRANINYDPSHFVLQALDYVQFIDFYHERIRAFHVKDAEFNPTGKQGVYSGYANWADRAGRFRSLGDGQVDFSTIFSKLSQYDYDGWAVLEWECCIKDSDQGASEGAPFIEGHIIEVVKRAFDDFAATGADESVNRKVLGL
- a CDS encoding P-II family nitrogen regulator → MKKIEAIIRKSKFSEVRDALHAVEVNFFSYWDVTGVGNEKEGHVYRTISYSTTDIQRRCVSIVVSDPFLERTVEAILKAAYTGNVGDGKIFVSDVIETYRIRTKEQGSPALN
- a CDS encoding ammonium transporter, with product MDGLFTANNVWMMICTGLVFFMHLGFSFLEIGLTRQKNTVNILFKNVFIVCIGLLLYALCGFNLMYPGFEEGSSGFFGFAGFGLSSPENGMTPEYADGGYTYWTDFLFQGMFAATAATIVSGAVAERVKLSSFMVFSIFYVGLVYPIAGSWKWGGGFLDMMDTPFYDFAGSTLVHSVGGWAALVAVYMLGPRIGKYKEDGSVSPIPGHSLPFATAGVLILWLGWFGFNGGSVLSADPELTSLTLVTTCLAAAAGGVGAFVFDLLLYKKYDLTMFLNGILAGLVGITAGADQMAPLDSILIGIIAGVLVVLAVGFVDKLKLDDPVGAIAVHLICGIWGTLAVGIFGALAGVDQFISQLIGVGAYAVFCLVTATIILFAVKATMGLRVTKEEEIEGLDDHEHGMNAYGDFAMK
- a CDS encoding porin — protein: MKKIYLAILSVVAFFSAEAQESSSPLSLSGYVDTYYFANTNGVTSNLGASGFERIFDQKANNFQVGLAQLKTTYEAGSVTGVIDLTFGNHGDLGNYGNTQSPLGAGIGTTGLAIKQAYMAWAMNDKVTFTAGQYGTHVGYEVIDAPVNFNYSLSNLFGNGPFYHTGIKMDVAVSDGFAFMVGVNNGLDSKDDNNKPKGLAAQVYLAPVDGWDLYLNYYGTNEGTKDDPFTYTWFDITTTYQATDNFLIGLNAVPYGGLKTGGDTKSWWGAALYLDASLTEKFGLGLRAEHFDNSNGGIYLIDTNGDGTAVTSLTLTGSVDITKNLIFKPEVRFDTYSPTSGYQLMDSDGLYNKNNQTTVGAAMIFHF